The following coding sequences lie in one Lelliottia jeotgali genomic window:
- a CDS encoding Mannonate dehydratase has translation MEQTWRWYGPNDPVSLDDVRQAGATGVVTALHHIPNGQVWPVDEIKKRQAVLAEKGLTWSVVESIPVHEEIKTHSGEFETWIANYQQSIRNLAACGIDTVCYNFMPILDWTRTDLEYQLPDGSKALRFDQIAFAAFELHILKRPGAAADYSAEEQQQAQQWFNDATEADIEKLTRNIIAGLPGAEEGYTLDQFRARLAEYGDIDKNQLRENMAYFLRSIVPVAEACGLRLAVHPDDPPRPILGLPRIVSTIEDMQWLKETVDSINNGFTMCTGSYGVRADNDLVRMIETFGDRIHFTHLRATCREGNPKTFHEAAHLNGDVNMVAVVDAILSEEQRRKKAGDLRPIPFRPDHGHQMLDDLRKKTNPGYSAIGRLKGMAEVRGVELALKMTKYPELL, from the coding sequence ATGGAACAAACCTGGCGTTGGTACGGGCCGAATGATCCGGTTTCTCTTGATGATGTGCGTCAGGCTGGCGCAACGGGTGTTGTCACGGCACTGCACCATATTCCGAACGGTCAGGTCTGGCCGGTGGACGAAATTAAAAAGCGTCAGGCGGTGCTGGCAGAAAAAGGGCTGACCTGGTCAGTCGTTGAAAGCATCCCGGTACACGAAGAGATCAAAACCCACTCCGGTGAGTTTGAAACCTGGATTGCTAACTACCAGCAAAGCATTCGCAATCTGGCGGCCTGCGGCATTGATACCGTGTGCTACAACTTCATGCCGATACTGGACTGGACGCGTACCGACCTGGAATATCAGTTACCGGACGGCTCTAAAGCGCTGCGTTTTGACCAGATTGCTTTTGCCGCTTTTGAATTACATATCCTCAAGCGTCCAGGTGCAGCAGCGGATTATTCTGCTGAAGAGCAGCAGCAGGCGCAGCAATGGTTTAACGATGCCACCGAAGCAGACATCGAGAAGCTCACCCGCAATATCATCGCCGGTCTGCCGGGTGCGGAAGAGGGTTATACCCTGGATCAGTTCCGCGCGCGTCTGGCGGAATACGGCGATATCGACAAAAATCAGCTGCGCGAAAACATGGCCTATTTCCTGCGTTCGATTGTGCCGGTAGCAGAGGCGTGCGGTTTACGTCTGGCGGTTCACCCGGACGATCCACCGCGCCCAATTCTCGGCCTGCCGCGTATCGTTTCCACTATTGAAGATATGCAATGGCTGAAAGAAACCGTCGACAGCATCAACAACGGTTTTACCATGTGCACCGGCTCCTATGGCGTGCGCGCGGACAACGACCTGGTACGTATGATTGAAACCTTCGGCGATCGCATTCACTTCACCCATTTACGTGCGACCTGCCGCGAAGGTAACCCGAAAACCTTCCACGAAGCGGCGCACCTCAACGGTGATGTGAATATGGTGGCAGTGGTTGATGCGATTCTGAGTGAAGAGCAGCGCCGTAAGAAAGCGGGTGATTTGCGTCCGATTCCGTTCCGTCCGGACCACGGGCATCAGATGCTGGACGATCTGCGTAAGAAAACCAACCCAGGCTATTCGGCGATTGGCCGTCTGAAAGGGATGGCGGAAGTGCGCGGCGTGGAGCTGGCGCTGAAGATGACCAAGTATCCAGAGTTGTTGTAG
- a CDS encoding D-mannonate oxidoreductase — MKTIASTALPSHVQLPQFDRQQLRSRIVHFGFGAFHRAHQALLTNRVLNAKGGDWGICEISLFSGDTLMSQLRAQDHLFTVLEKGADGNQPIIIGAVNECLNAKLDSLAAIIEKFCEPQVAIVSLTITEKGYCIDPATGKLDTQNARIVHDLENPSEPHSAPGILVEALHRRHERGLAPFTVLSCDNIPDNGHVVKNAVLGMAEKRSPELAAWIAEHVSFPGTMVDRIVPAATQESLAEITRELGVEDPCAISCEPFIQWVVEDNFVAGRPEWELAGVQMVQDVLPWEQMKLRMLNGSHSFLAYLGYLAGFAHISDCMQDDAFREAARRLMLNEQAPTLRITGVDLTAYADSLIDRFANPALQHRTWQIAMDGSQKLPQRMLEGVRVHLARESAWPLLALGIAGWMRYVSGFDDNGNSIDIRDPLSDKIRAIVETSNEEERVSALLALSEVFGTDLPQHPQFVEAINQAYQRIVQHGARQAVLETLVV; from the coding sequence ATGAAGACAATTGCCTCGACCGCGCTCCCTTCTCATGTCCAGCTGCCGCAGTTCGATCGCCAGCAGCTGCGCTCCCGCATCGTTCACTTCGGTTTTGGTGCTTTTCATCGCGCGCATCAGGCGTTGTTAACAAACCGCGTGCTAAATGCCAAAGGAGGCGACTGGGGGATCTGCGAGATTAGCCTGTTCAGCGGAGATACGTTGATGAGCCAGCTTCGCGCACAGGATCATCTCTTTACTGTGCTGGAAAAAGGGGCCGACGGTAATCAGCCAATTATCATCGGTGCAGTGAATGAATGTCTGAATGCAAAACTCGACTCGCTGGCGGCCATTATTGAGAAGTTTTGTGAGCCGCAGGTGGCGATTGTGTCACTCACCATAACCGAGAAAGGCTATTGCATCGATCCGGCGACGGGCAAACTGGATACGCAAAATGCGCGGATCGTTCACGATCTGGAAAATCCATCTGAGCCGCACTCGGCACCGGGCATTCTGGTGGAAGCCCTGCATCGGCGCCACGAGCGTGGACTGGCTCCGTTCACAGTACTCTCCTGCGATAACATTCCTGATAATGGACATGTGGTGAAAAACGCGGTGCTGGGGATGGCGGAAAAACGCTCGCCGGAACTTGCCGCGTGGATTGCTGAACACGTCAGCTTCCCTGGCACTATGGTTGACCGTATTGTCCCCGCCGCCACGCAAGAGTCGCTGGCGGAAATAACCCGCGAACTGGGCGTGGAAGATCCCTGTGCCATCAGCTGCGAACCGTTCATCCAGTGGGTCGTCGAAGATAACTTTGTGGCCGGGCGGCCGGAATGGGAGCTGGCAGGCGTACAAATGGTGCAGGATGTGTTGCCCTGGGAGCAAATGAAGCTGCGGATGCTTAACGGCAGCCACTCGTTCCTTGCGTATCTGGGTTATCTGGCCGGTTTTGCGCATATCAGCGACTGTATGCAGGACGACGCGTTCCGTGAGGCCGCGCGCCGCCTGATGCTGAATGAACAGGCTCCAACGCTGCGAATTACTGGCGTTGACCTGACTGCATATGCCGACAGCCTGATCGATCGGTTTGCCAACCCGGCGCTACAGCATCGTACCTGGCAGATCGCGATGGACGGCAGCCAGAAATTGCCTCAGCGTATGCTGGAGGGCGTGCGAGTTCATTTAGCGCGAGAAAGCGCCTGGCCGCTGCTGGCACTGGGGATTGCGGGCTGGATGCGCTACGTCAGCGGTTTTGATGACAACGGCAACAGCATTGATATTCGCGATCCGCTAAGCGATAAAATTCGTGCGATTGTGGAAACCAGCAATGAAGAAGAACGCGTCAGCGCCCTGCTGGCGCTGAGCGAAGTGTTTGGCACGGATTTACCGCAGCATCCGCAGTTTGTCGAGGCGATAAATCAGGCGTATCAACGCATTGTCCAACACGGTGCGCGTCAGGCAGTGCTCGAGACTCTGGTCGTTTAA